Proteins from a genomic interval of Rhodococcoides fascians A25f:
- a CDS encoding SRPBCC family protein, which yields MASETHPVLVERSALVRADAATVHGLIDNFHEWVKWSPYEGLDPGLQRTYTGPDAGVGASYSWSGNRKAGAGTMTITESIPAERVVLDLAFTKPFKNRNVTAFLLEPHADGTRVTWRMSGKQNKLFALIGKVFSMDKLVGPDFEKGLRQLAAVAEKG from the coding sequence ATGGCCAGCGAAACCCACCCGGTACTCGTCGAGCGATCGGCCCTCGTCCGGGCCGACGCCGCAACCGTGCACGGACTGATCGACAACTTTCACGAGTGGGTGAAGTGGTCGCCCTACGAGGGACTCGACCCTGGTTTGCAGCGCACCTACACCGGTCCCGACGCCGGGGTGGGGGCGTCGTACTCGTGGTCGGGTAACCGCAAGGCCGGTGCCGGGACGATGACCATCACCGAGTCGATTCCCGCTGAACGGGTGGTGCTCGATCTTGCGTTCACCAAGCCGTTCAAGAACCGGAACGTCACGGCGTTCCTGCTCGAGCCTCACGCCGACGGAACCCGGGTGACCTGGCGAATGTCGGGAAAGCAGAACAAGCTCTTCGCTCTGATCGGAAAAGTGTTCTCGATGGACAAGCTCGTCGGACCGGATTTCGAGAAGGGCCTCAGGCAGCTCGCGGCTGTGGCCGAGAAGGGCTGA
- a CDS encoding PE-PPE domain-containing protein: MNQDHVTVLAVGGTGESHPSDHRTSVTGLLACVVGELDDRFVGRWVGYPASYGPVSLGGLCFRHSADIGVRRLRRAVEGTTGPIALIGYSQGATVVREVLGLVADGTIDGTRIVAAGLVSDPQQPAGAVSGCDGRGVAGTGPVLPQSIPVRWIGLETDMICNASDDSLIRDIADLTRWMSFRTPRIWLRELWTLLRSNSFQNATRTRLRPSQWVVDVRRLRTAATEVAGYLPQSMRWHRFEWANPGGGRHIAYAREPYDGELTGCQVLARWLSEQADRLEDGFSPSRPQPRAA, encoded by the coding sequence ATGAACCAGGACCACGTCACCGTACTCGCCGTCGGGGGTACCGGAGAATCGCATCCGTCCGACCACCGGACGTCGGTGACCGGACTGCTCGCCTGCGTGGTCGGTGAACTCGACGACCGTTTCGTCGGCCGATGGGTCGGCTACCCGGCGTCGTACGGTCCTGTTTCACTGGGTGGACTGTGCTTCCGGCACAGTGCCGACATCGGCGTCCGACGCCTCCGTCGCGCAGTCGAAGGCACCACCGGGCCGATCGCGCTGATCGGCTATTCCCAAGGTGCGACCGTTGTGCGCGAGGTGCTCGGACTCGTCGCCGACGGAACGATCGACGGCACCCGAATCGTCGCTGCGGGCTTGGTGTCCGATCCCCAGCAACCGGCCGGCGCGGTGAGCGGATGCGATGGACGAGGGGTCGCAGGAACGGGTCCGGTTCTGCCCCAGTCGATTCCGGTTCGGTGGATCGGCCTCGAGACCGACATGATCTGTAACGCCAGCGACGACAGCCTGATTCGCGACATCGCCGACCTCACCCGCTGGATGTCGTTTCGCACCCCGAGAATCTGGCTGCGCGAACTGTGGACACTACTGCGCAGCAACAGTTTCCAGAATGCGACCCGGACTCGCCTGCGACCCTCCCAGTGGGTGGTGGATGTTCGACGCCTCCGCACCGCGGCCACCGAGGTGGCCGGCTATCTGCCACAGTCGATGCGCTGGCACCGATTCGAGTGGGCCAACCCCGGCGGCGGCCGACACATCGCCTATGCGCGCGAACCGTACGACGGCGAACTCACCGGATGCCAGGTACTCGCGCGCTGGCTGAGCGAGCAGGCAGACCGCCTCGAGGACGGATTCAGCCCTTCTCGGCCACAGCCGCGAGCTGCCTGA
- a CDS encoding WS/DGAT domain-containing protein, producing MPRDRPDDNRPESMRLHPADARAYWMASKIPSDQFLLYCFDTGPDDLDAEVVRLLERSARIDVLRQHVTDAPLGLDYPRWTSANPCTDAIIVHRTPHTWSECLDAISASFEQQVDPRVSVWCLQLYSQVSDAPGGTGPAIVAVLQLSHAAADGALASKTARDLFGTHRLPPATECTSRSTGTEMASAVRAAAVLPLRVALMVRGGLRARRDALALGRATDTGSIPPPARSRALTTLDVPPTGRTSVRTIVLPKSDLHAEGTTVTAFALTAISIALQAFLDTPGDLAAEVTLARQTRGPARNNFGNVGVGLFTAEPDIRTRMLLISDDLAARRVRASHPLTEAARASQDEVEVHVPAFLAEWGVAQFDPTVTPPTVTGNTVVSSVSRGNADLTLCGGGVRFTAGFPALSPAMSLTHGIHGIGTTVTIGITSNSAAVPDPDRYEALLRGALEQVRAALT from the coding sequence GTGCCCCGCGATCGCCCCGACGACAATCGCCCCGAGTCGATGCGTCTGCACCCGGCCGATGCACGGGCGTACTGGATGGCGTCGAAGATCCCCAGCGACCAGTTTCTGCTGTACTGCTTCGACACCGGACCCGACGACCTCGATGCAGAGGTGGTCCGACTGCTCGAACGCAGCGCTCGCATCGACGTACTGCGCCAACACGTCACCGACGCACCTCTCGGGCTGGACTATCCCCGGTGGACGTCCGCGAATCCGTGCACCGACGCGATCATCGTTCACCGGACACCACACACCTGGTCGGAATGCCTCGATGCGATCTCGGCGTCGTTCGAGCAACAGGTGGACCCCCGAGTATCGGTGTGGTGCCTACAGCTGTATTCGCAGGTCTCCGACGCTCCTGGCGGAACAGGACCGGCTATCGTTGCTGTACTTCAACTTTCGCACGCTGCGGCCGACGGAGCCCTGGCATCGAAGACCGCCCGCGACCTCTTCGGCACACATCGACTCCCGCCCGCAACCGAGTGCACCTCGCGTTCCACCGGGACCGAAATGGCCTCCGCAGTGCGGGCCGCTGCAGTCCTTCCGCTGCGCGTGGCGCTGATGGTTCGCGGCGGTCTACGCGCTCGACGGGACGCGCTGGCCCTCGGGCGAGCCACCGACACGGGTTCGATCCCGCCGCCTGCTCGGTCGCGGGCCCTGACAACCCTCGACGTACCGCCCACCGGCCGGACGTCCGTGCGGACCATCGTTCTTCCGAAGTCCGATCTGCACGCCGAGGGCACCACGGTCACCGCGTTCGCACTCACCGCCATATCGATTGCACTGCAAGCCTTTCTCGACACTCCAGGCGATCTGGCCGCAGAGGTGACCCTCGCGCGACAGACACGTGGGCCCGCGCGCAACAACTTCGGCAACGTGGGAGTCGGACTGTTCACCGCAGAGCCGGATATTCGCACACGCATGCTCCTCATCTCGGACGACCTGGCCGCACGGAGAGTTCGCGCCAGTCACCCACTGACGGAGGCGGCCCGCGCCTCCCAAGACGAGGTCGAAGTACACGTGCCGGCGTTTCTGGCCGAATGGGGAGTCGCGCAGTTCGATCCGACCGTGACGCCACCGACGGTCACCGGCAACACCGTCGTGTCCAGCGTCTCGCGCGGCAATGCGGATCTGACGCTCTGCGGCGGTGGCGTCCGGTTCACCGCAGGCTTTCCCGCCCTCTCCCCCGCCATGAGCCTGACCCACGGAATACACGGCATCGGCACTACCGTCACCATCGGAATCACGTCCAACAGCGCCGCCGTACCCGACCCGGACCGATACGAGGCGCTGCTACGCGGTGCCCTCGAACAGGTGCGCGCTGCCTTGACCTGA
- a CDS encoding sialidase family protein produces MTPRVASGYRAGLRSSTNAAASADYVTDISYTEYGSAACTLGVASDNTVFLAPAFTVDGIGVLRSSDFGKSWRASVPEGMQNGGRRPYLYFDDVDDRLFLHAGTFGAAPQRLFRTGFALGVSDDRGETWRIRKVASKARTNAKIFAGPRNSSSGRVTYLSAPTPFALRVRPLINVTRQVIWRSYDGGVKWEVAGGFDIDPKNIPGLPSREYVTFGKGVVGPDGTVYIGGRYGRRFAVAVSHDEGLTWDVRMVPGSALARYHNPLHFLLLGSRYRLPESTAVDDEGNVYVVWPDRDGVLHAAWSFDGTVTWSRPVVVSAPGVRDARLAAITATGSGRVGIAYYGRERGRAFHGFIAQCRDFRTGRPVFVGGKYNEPDAPLFPHGFRGGVKDFALGRSLDDIVRVHFAPNGDLLTGAAMQMRGRNRQRPWAVRSERTEMQAVLGRLGRAVEA; encoded by the coding sequence GTGACGCCCAGAGTTGCTTCGGGCTATCGGGCGGGTCTGCGTTCCTCGACCAACGCCGCCGCCTCGGCCGACTACGTCACCGACATCTCCTACACGGAGTACGGCTCGGCGGCCTGCACCCTCGGGGTCGCGTCGGACAACACCGTCTTTCTCGCCCCTGCCTTCACCGTCGACGGGATCGGTGTGTTGCGGTCGTCGGACTTCGGAAAGTCATGGCGCGCATCGGTTCCGGAGGGCATGCAGAACGGTGGACGTCGGCCGTATCTGTACTTCGACGATGTCGACGACCGACTATTTCTTCATGCCGGCACGTTCGGCGCGGCACCGCAGCGCCTGTTTCGGACGGGATTCGCTCTCGGGGTCAGCGACGACCGAGGTGAAACCTGGCGCATCCGAAAGGTGGCGTCCAAAGCCCGAACGAACGCGAAAATTTTTGCCGGCCCACGTAATTCGAGCAGTGGGAGGGTGACGTACCTGTCTGCTCCGACGCCGTTCGCGCTACGCGTGCGACCGCTGATCAACGTGACCCGTCAGGTTATCTGGCGGTCCTACGACGGCGGCGTGAAGTGGGAAGTGGCAGGCGGATTCGACATCGATCCGAAGAACATCCCCGGTCTACCGAGCCGCGAGTACGTCACGTTCGGCAAGGGCGTCGTCGGCCCGGATGGAACGGTCTACATCGGCGGCCGTTACGGTCGACGGTTCGCCGTGGCAGTCAGTCACGACGAGGGTCTGACCTGGGATGTCCGCATGGTCCCCGGGTCGGCACTGGCGAGGTACCACAACCCACTGCATTTTCTGCTGCTCGGTTCGCGCTATCGACTGCCGGAGTCGACGGCGGTCGACGACGAGGGCAACGTCTACGTGGTGTGGCCGGACCGCGACGGAGTGCTCCATGCCGCCTGGTCCTTCGATGGAACGGTGACCTGGTCGAGGCCGGTGGTCGTCTCCGCGCCCGGAGTGCGCGACGCCCGACTCGCGGCCATCACCGCCACCGGGTCCGGGCGAGTGGGCATCGCCTATTACGGGCGTGAGCGAGGGCGCGCATTCCACGGGTTCATCGCGCAGTGTCGTGACTTTCGCACCGGCCGCCCGGTGTTCGTCGGCGGCAAGTACAACGAACCCGACGCGCCACTGTTTCCGCACGGCTTCCGCGGTGGCGTCAAGGATTTCGCGTTGGGACGCTCACTCGACGACATCGTTCGGGTGCACTTCGCCCCCAACGGTGACCTGCTCACGGGAGCCGCGATGCAGATGCGAGGAAGGAACCGGCAGCGTCCGTGGGCGGTGCGCTCGGAACGCACCGAGATGCAGGCAGTACTGGGAAGGCTGGGCCGAGCAGTCGAAGCTTGA
- a CDS encoding TerD family protein — MGVTLAKGGNVSLTKEAPNLTAVSVGLGWDVRATTGGDFDLDASAIGLGTTKKALSDLYFVFYNNLRSPDGAIEHTGDNRTGEGEGDDESIDVDLVALTPEVDSIVFPVSIHNADALGQNFGQVVNAFIRVVDKSDGRELARFDLSEDASTETAMVFGELYRRGAEWKFRAIGQGYASGLEGIVRDFGIDVG, encoded by the coding sequence ATGGGCGTAACTCTTGCCAAGGGTGGAAATGTCTCACTGACGAAGGAAGCACCGAACCTGACCGCTGTCTCCGTCGGACTGGGCTGGGACGTCCGTGCCACCACCGGCGGTGACTTCGATCTCGACGCCAGCGCCATCGGCCTCGGCACCACCAAGAAGGCACTGAGCGACCTCTACTTCGTCTTCTACAACAACCTGCGCTCCCCCGACGGCGCCATCGAGCACACCGGTGACAACCGCACCGGCGAAGGCGAGGGCGACGACGAGAGCATCGATGTGGACCTGGTGGCCCTGACCCCGGAGGTCGACTCCATCGTCTTTCCGGTGTCCATTCACAACGCAGACGCGCTGGGGCAGAACTTCGGTCAGGTCGTCAACGCCTTCATCCGCGTCGTCGACAAGTCCGACGGACGCGAACTCGCCCGCTTCGACCTCAGCGAGGATGCCTCCACCGAAACCGCCATGGTGTTCGGTGAGCTCTACCGCCGCGGTGCCGAATGGAAATTCCGCGCCATCGGCCAGGGCTACGCATCGGGCCTGGAAGGAATCGTTCGGGACTTCGGCATCGACGTGGGCTGA
- a CDS encoding DUF1906 domain-containing protein, giving the protein MEISVQVSRRELFKYAAAGSAAAVGLVALGTATAHADAGLGTLVDYSGGVPSASAIKQAGHLGAVRYVSDRRPDANWMIGKPMRKSEADSLTSAGLEVVSNYQFGKGATSDWRGGYAAGVKHAKRGLELHTAAGGPADRPIYASIDDNPTAVEFATLIAPYILGWQSVIGAENTGIYANSPTIELASVAGLGQWYWQHNWGTPKGFVHPAAHIHQIRIDKDSVGGVKVDINNILKADYGQWSKSAADIT; this is encoded by the coding sequence ATGGAGATTTCAGTGCAGGTTTCGCGACGTGAACTGTTCAAATACGCCGCCGCAGGGTCCGCTGCCGCCGTCGGTCTGGTTGCGCTGGGGACGGCGACCGCGCACGCGGACGCCGGACTGGGAACACTCGTCGACTACTCGGGCGGGGTGCCGTCGGCCTCGGCGATCAAGCAGGCCGGTCACCTCGGGGCGGTGCGGTACGTCTCCGATCGCCGACCCGACGCGAACTGGATGATCGGCAAGCCGATGCGTAAGTCCGAGGCCGACTCGCTCACCTCCGCCGGACTGGAGGTGGTCTCGAACTACCAGTTCGGAAAAGGAGCGACGTCGGATTGGCGCGGTGGGTACGCAGCGGGCGTGAAGCATGCCAAGCGCGGCCTCGAACTCCACACGGCTGCCGGAGGTCCCGCGGACCGCCCGATCTACGCGTCGATCGACGACAATCCCACCGCGGTGGAGTTCGCGACTCTGATCGCGCCGTACATCCTGGGTTGGCAGTCGGTGATCGGGGCCGAGAACACCGGCATCTACGCCAATTCGCCCACCATCGAATTGGCCTCGGTAGCCGGTCTCGGCCAGTGGTATTGGCAGCACAATTGGGGGACACCGAAGGGCTTCGTTCACCCCGCCGCGCATATTCATCAGATCCGAATCGACAAGGATTCTGTCGGCGGAGTCAAAGTGGACATCAACAATATTCTCAAAGCCGATTATGGGCAGTGGTCGAAATCCGCTGCCGATATCACCTGA